From the genome of Botrytis cinerea B05.10 chromosome 7, complete sequence:
CTGTTTCACCTCGACTCATCCTGCTTCAAGCAGGCTGATTCATACCAATGCCTCAGATGAGATAAGATTCGATTAGGACCCGAGCAAGAAGATCCGTTTTCTCTACTAAGATTAGTCCTTTTTCATAGCACAATCAAAGTGGTACTCTTGAAAGATTTCTAATGACGAACAAAAAAACCATTGCAAATCCAGCCTAAAATCCGAAAATTTCAGAGCTCCAACTTCCGAAAGTGTTGTTCTGATTGTGATCACGTGACCAAATTAATATCTTCAGGCTTCTTGGATATATCCACGAAGAtcagacgtgcaacaaaacaactCGGTCATGAGACGGGTCTAGAATATATGATTGGACCAAGGCAGGTGACTCGGCCGACATAAAATCCGGCCAATCATAGTAATTTGTCCAATTCACGTTCTCGATATTCCAGCATTTTTGTATCTCACGTTGGACAACGATTGCCGAGTTATCATACGGAAATGCTAGCGAGTACCGTTTCTTGAGCACTGTTTGGACATTGGAAAGTTTAGCAGAAGCTCTCTTTGGAGATTCCGCAAGATGAGGAGTCGTGATCTTTGCCTCGACCAATGGCAAGGTAGGAGAGGAGCTACTTGGATTAGCCAAACTTATCATGAACATAAAAACTGTGAAATATCGCAAAGCAATGATACATTGTGAAATAAAAACTTCTACAGAATCATTATACAAAGTCGTTGAGTTATTTAGGTTAACAGTTGCCTGCCTTGGCATCAACACATCATCACAGTATCTTGACCGTGGCCTTGACAAAAATGGTATCTTATTCAATACAGTGCTAATTAATTACTTCTTTGACTTCGCCTTGAAAGTCTTCAAAGGGTCTgatttccttccttttcctcgtCCCTTCGCCTTGTTAGCTGCCCTagcttttctaattctattttCTGTCGTCTTGTGCATTCCCACGAATCCAACATCTCCACCAGTGATTCCTTTCTTGCCTTCTTTTGGGAGGAGATAATCCGGCACATGCTTCAAATGTGCTTGTACTCTGGCGGGTCGTAATTCCCCATCGTGGCGAAGATGGTACAAGTCGCCTGGgttctcttcaaaatggcGTTTGAGCTTGTCACTCTTCATTAATTCTTGTCTAATTTCTCGAGTTTTGGCTTCCTGGACCGCAATGCTTGTAACAGCTCGTAGTGCATCACCCATTCTGTATCGGAAAGCATCCACTTGCTTCATGTCAAAATTATATGGTTTAACCTCCTTGCCCTTCTTTGCTTGATGCTTGACAATCTTCGCCAAAACTTTCTCATCATTTTTCGCCGATTCAATGCTAGTAGGTTTGTGTTTTCGGTATTGTTCAGATGGGATAACGAATGATAGCGCCATTCCTGTTTGGCCTGCTCGAGCGGTTCGACCAATTCTGTGGGTGTaggatttggatgatgtTGGAAGATCGAAATTAAGAACACAGGCAACATTCTTGAAGTCAATTCCTCGCGATACTCCGTATTCTTTGTCCTTCTTTCCCgtcttttgcttcttcttcgaggGTTGCTtagtttctttctttgcatcCTTTGcgtcttctttctcttcgtcAGCATCATCCGCTTCAACCTCTTCCGCATCCCCAGATTTGGGTTCGTCCTCATCTCCCAGAACTTCGTGCTCATCCGAAGCAATGATGATATCATAAACGTTCTTGTTGAATTCTTCGACGACATGGATACGTGAGTTGACAGGTAATTGTGAGTTGAGAATACAGCTTCTTGTTCCGAATTGTTCCAAAAATAACTTCAATCGATAACATCTATCGATGTCACCAACAAATATGATgcattttccttttataagtttcaatttgaatatgacATATGTTAGGAGGAACTTCTCGTCTTCGGCGCATCTGTTACTTGTTAGCATCGATATCGTACAAAGAATTTGGAGAGATCTTACTTCACAACGAATTGGCTAAcaccctctccctcatcctCTGCTTCCTCCAATTTCAATACCTCAGGGTTCCTACAGAACAGGCCTTTCAAAGTTTCAACCTCACTCGTCAATGTAGCGCTCATTAGAACAGTTTGAACACCCTTGGGCATGATTTTTGCAACATTTTGCAAATCCTCGTCATAACCATAAGATAAAACCAAATCAGCTTCATCAATTACCATGTGTGTAAGATTTGCGAGGGAAAGTGCAGAGGTGTTGGCGTTCAAAGAAGCTCTCGCAGGTGTTGCAATTACGATATCTGGCGAGTCTGCAAGAAGTGATCGTTGAACTGCGTCAGAAACTCGCTGGGTGAGGTTGACAGCTCGGACATCTTTCGCGCAGAATGCTGTAAAAGATTCAACGGTTTTGTAGACTTGATCTGCAAGTTCTCGAGTAGGTACAAGAATAAGAGCGGTTGTGCATTGAGTGGATGAAAGCTAGAACGATCAGTCTATGTAATTCCTTCGTAAGACGATTGGAACTCATACCTCCTTCCTCTTTAATATCGAATGAAGTATTGGCAGTAAGTAAGCAGCAGTTTTTCCAGATCCAGTCTTTGCTCTAGCTAAGATATCGCGTCCTTCCAATGTGAGCGGAATTGCTTTGCTTTGTACGAGTGTTGGTGATTGAAAGTTTTGCTTTGCGATTCCTTGAAGTAGGCGCGCATCCAGTCCCAAACTAGCAAAAGTGACATTCTCTTTTATGGCATCGGATCCTTCTGTTGGTACAGGAACATCATTGGCATCAAGTTTGCGCTTCATGGTTGGTTTGGTGATTATGGAAATAAAATGATAGAAAAAGTTGTTTCTCAAAGTTCAATTTGCTTGGACATGAAATTATTTTTGCAACTTATCAGAAGCGGAGCAGTCGATAAGGATATTATGTAAGCAACGTCTCTCACGAACGTTGGGAATAATTCATACCACCATATGCGCATGGCATCGTCCACACGAATATATCATGCGCCtagttggttggttgttgTGATCATATATCATTGAACATTTGAAGGGCAAGATAATCGCGCATATGAGGGATCACCTTTTTATGTTCAATGTGCCCTCCTCTCAAATGCATTGAAGCTATTCCGAGATCAAGGTTTATATGTGGTGGATTCATCACACAGTTCTTTGGCTATGTTTAAATCAACGCTTTGCATTCGAGGTGGAATCTATCTTAAGCCCTCTAGTTTAGGAAGCTATTAGAATGTCCAGTCTTTGGAAGTTGATTGGTAGTAGTACTGCCATCATCAATTCGCCAGAATATTGAGTTGATGTTCTCCATCAAGCTTTTCATGCTCATCAGAATCCCTCAGCTTGCCAAAGTCCAAACCCTCCCAGccatcttctcatcctcGGGCAACGTAACCCATCCAGCAACAACCCATGTCCGACCCCAATCGATCCGCATAGCAACTCTCTGACACCATCGCTTTTGCGCCTGTCCAATATTCGTGCCATTATTCCAGCACACCTTTCCCATGATTTCCACCACCCTATCTAAATCATTGACTTTTCCTAGCCAATGTACATCTGCTCTTTCCACCTGTTTTGCTCTTTTTTCCGCCGCGATGTTTGTTTTTCTATATGGCTTTCCCTCAAGTCTACCGGTAGTACCAGGTGCACATCCGATGTAGATTGTGGTAGATGCGTCCATAGGACCGCTGCCCCATCTTGGACGGTAGCCAACTAAAGCAATTAAAGAGTTGGGTGATCAGCAGCTGCACCACGTGAGAATTCTAGGGCAAAGTCGCGAAGGAAAGAAGTTTACTCACGAGCGTAGGATGATGGGCTACGAGAATTTTTGGTTGGAGAATAAAAACGAATGTAATAGAGTTGGTAAGGTGAGGATGTCGATTCGACAGATGATGGGATGTTGAGATCTCCAAGGCCAGTCTTAGTTGGCTGCGGCGCTGTACTTGACATGACGAAGGTTGCAGATTCTTGCAGATGCTTTGCTAGAAACGAGCGATTTCTAGAGACTTCTCCAAGTTCTTGGAGAACTTCTTAGAATGAGCTCTTTTGCACGTTGGTCTTTCTGCAAAAGATATGCGGAGGATTTATGACTTACTAAAGAGCTTCTGTTGACCAAATCTCGAGCTGGTTTTTTTGAGTTGTCAGTGTCTAAGAGGTTATCCAATGAAGAACAGAAAGCCTACCGAGAAGCAATGCCATAGCCAGGTCTCAAGAATGGCGCCATGataaatcaatttctgaAATCGAGTCATCAAACCTTCCCGTTTCACCTACTATAATTTTAACCCCTTTCAGGTGGAATTATGTATCCCTAATGTCTGACCCAACAGTAGGGCAAACTGTTCTTGGTGTAATTCGTGTTCTCGAAATTTACGAAAATTTCCCATGCTCTCCCAGTagaagaatggaatgattATGCAATTCATGAAGGATCTCTTATATAGTGATCAATCCTTGCCTCAAAAACGAAAATGTGTTGATAGTATCAAGTGGAAACGGTGATATGCACATATGAGTCTCGCCTGAACACAGTTTTCTAATTTCTAAGAAGTCGAGTAATCAAGAAACAATCATAAATCCGCTGACGCGAGTGTGCTCGTGAGTTCAATTCACAAGGCCATGGTTCTGATACTTACAAATTTATCTCCTTTTATGATCATGAATTATTTGCTCCATTCAGATGTTTAGATCGAGATGGCAAAGATCCTGATTCGTAAAGGATTTCTTTGTGAATCGGGTGGATATTTTAGAGTACTTCGTTTGATGAAACCTCCCCAACGTTGGATCACCTTCCAGAAAAATTCTAAGAAGTAGGCTGGAAGCctcaattaatatttgaataacaATCTAAAAAAAACCTTTTGGAATATTAACAACCAGGTACTCTAATACCGTGGTCAACACAAGTTCTATCGAGGGATATAGTACgcgaaagaaattgatgcaGAATATGCATGGCATGCAGCCGCACATTCGACCTACATTCGACCTACATTCGACCTACATTCTAACTCCAGAGAGCATAGAACGCTTCAATTTGACAGGTGTCAAATTTCCATGCGCAGACACAAGAACATAGTTTTCGTTCTCCCTCACATCATCTTGTTAATTATATGTATGTTTTTGATcactcaaaaagaaaaagcccCAACACTCCAGAAAATACACAAACCCACCCGCACAAAGCAAACAACATCTCCTATCAAGAAAGCCATTCAAAATGGCAAGATGGGATGCTCGAGAGACCTTCTCCATCGACCCGAAAGTCACGCCGCGATTCAACTGCGTGGGCATAGCTGTATCCGAGAATCGCGAATGCCTCAACCCTATTGGCAAACCGAAACGCATCACAGCAGCTAGATTACTGGATGAGCTTTCAGCATTGCCTATTTCTGGACCAGGCTATAATGAAAGACGGCTAAAACAAATGATAGAAGAGCTCCTTTTTGAAGTGCTTTGTTGTAGACACAAAGATGGCGGAGGACACTCTCAAATGGAAAGAGTAAAAAGAGATTGGTGGGGCAAGATTGAGATGGAGCAAGCAGCGATTAGAAATGATGGAGGACAACAGCCGGCGCAGATTATACAGCGAAGGAGGGAATACAGACCTTTTGCGAACGTGGAGCCAGCTGCTGCTGAATGGGCTCTTCAGCCCCTCGAAGTGAATTTTATGGGAATCGCGGGTCGAATCCAGGTTCTAGAGAAACGTATTGCGCGCGATGGGGCGGAGAGAGCGGAATTGATGGTGCGGGCAGAGGAAAGGAGGAGACTATATGAGAGAATACGAGAGGACGAGAGGCGAGcaagagagagggagatgcGAGAAGCAGCAATGCggcaaagagaagaggagagacGACGAGAAGACGAGAGGATacaaagagagagggagatgcGAGAAGCAGCAATGCggcaaagagaagaggagagacGACGAGAAGCCGAGAGGATgcaaagagagagggagataCGAGAAGCCGAGAGAATTCAAAGAGAGAGACAACTGGAAGCGAATAGGATACGCGAAGAAATAGAAGaattgatgaggatggataGAGAATTTGCGTTTAGACTggcaagagaagaagaggaggaagaagaagcacaACAACGAGCAGACCGACGGGCATTGTGGAGGGTCGAGAATAGATGGCAGGCGCAAATATTATATCCTGTTGCAGCACCGCAACTATTTTGGCGTCGTCCTGCTCAACGCGAAGTCCGGCGCAGGCCTCTCGGCGATTGTTATTCCTGCCTTGAACTCATCCGCCGAAATGAAGACGCGGATTGGTGTCGTGCGGAGTGTGGACAGAATATTTGTCACGGATGCCTTGTGGAGTGGAGGAGAAATCATGTGGGGAGACAACTTACATGTGGTTTCTGgtattttattcttttgttttctttcctgATTTTTGTGAGCAAAATAactaattttaatatatgaCAGTCGAGCAGTTTGGAAATTTGAGGACGCATAAGAAGCTAGCAATGCAAAACTTGGACATTGAACTTCTAGTTGGCGTTGAGAAGTATGTTAGATTTTAACACGGGAGTTTATGTTTCattgagaaaagagagatggTCTGATGGAGAAATTGcattgaaatgaataattttaGTCCTCATCCCAAATTTGTGGTTTGAAGCATGATTATCCGGCTCacttctcatctcatggAGTTttaaattatcaaaaattcaGTATTCTGTTATAAGGTGTTATCATTCTGAAGCTCTGATGCTTGCTATAAAATAACGAAGTAGTGTACCATTGACCAACCTCAGCATTGTTTCCCGCAACTGACAGTCTCTCATGACTTGAACAAGCAATATTGGCTATCGTATGAAGAGAAACATTTACATAATGGTAAACTGCTGGAAGTTGAAACGGGAGAGTCTGAAGTTTCTTGGCAGGGGTGAATAGAGAGGGTTGACAGGAGCGCCCCCAAGCATTGGCAAATAGCCTTGtggaaatgatgaaaaaACAATTGATATCGTTTTGGAAGTTTTGAGATGGGGAGACGAAGGCTTTTAGTAGTGGAGAGGGGTGAACATCTtgaggatttggatatgTGGGTGTATGAATGGCCTTCAAAATTGTTGTCGCGAAAAGAAGTGTTGAAATTAGATTAGGGAGGTGTAGATGGCTTGGCGTGATGTagtgctttcttttttgggcTGCCTAGTCTTGACTTACTACTCAAACATACTCCAACTTGCAAAATAAAGATATCGGAATGTTTTGATGATAGTCACAATATGGCAAAGTGCTAGATGCATCTTTACTAAGGCATGACCATGGTACTGTCGCGCTTAGGTATTCGCACCAACTCAGCCCAGAGTGTATCTCTCGAGTCATTAGAGACCAATATGAGAACAGACAATTTGACTTATGAAAGATTCCCAGCATTTAGCTAGTAGATATCCCTTCGCCACAACCGTATTCGAGATACTAAATAGGTCAAGCACGAAATGTTTCCACTTCCTACCACTCGGACACTCCCCCCAGTGCCATGATCAGCTGAATTCCCCGATTCTAAAAACGATCTCGGTCTTGCCACCGGACGAACAGAAGAAATGCATGAATAGAGTTCCTTAAACGAAGCTTCAATTTGACTGATCTACTCGAGACATCTAGGAAGAACCTCGAACTGAGTACTTGTGGCTGTGCGATCAGATTGTTATGCGACAGACAGGGCACGTGCAGTGGGGAACCTGGACTTTGTTTGTTTCAATCTAGGAAGGATGCAAATATTATACGATAGCCCATGATGGTAACCTAGATTCCGGCTTGGGAGAGTAAAAAGAGTCAAAGAAACGTAAAGGAGTCAAAGGAAAGTCCCCGTAGTGGGGAAGCTAATCAGTCTATAAGCGCGCTTATCTTGACAACGATGAAGCATTTTCATCACTTGTAGGAGTCAGGCTTGTAGGATTGGGGCCATTTACGGcatttcaaaatcatgatGACGATTTTGACCACCTATGATTCCTCAGTACCGGCCATACGCAAAATCTCCGAAATGTTATTCTTCAACAGTCGAGACGTGTGTTTCATGATCAGCTTAACCATCAGAGGTGAGGTTAATACCATCCAATAAGGATTGATTGACACGATCGACAAATTCCCGAAGCAATTCTTCGGACGAGCAAGCATCTAGGTCAAAGGAACGAGAAACATTTGGGCATTTTCAACAAA
Proteins encoded in this window:
- the Bcdbp9 gene encoding Bcdbp9, translating into MKRKLDANDVPVPTEGSDAIKENVTFASLGLDARLLQGIAKQNFQSPTLVQSKAIPLTLEGRDILARAKTGSGKTAAYLLPILHSILKRKELSSTQCTTALILVPTRELADQVYKTVESFTAFCAKDVRAVNLTQRVSDAVQRSLLADSPDIVIATPARASLNANTSALSLANLTHMVIDEADLVLSYGYDEDLQNVAKIMPKGVQTVLMSATLTSEVETLKGLFCRNPEVLKLEEAEDEGEGVSQFVVKCAEDEKFLLTYVIFKLKLIKGKCIIFVGDIDRCYRLKLFLEQFGTRSCILNSQLPVNSRIHVVEEFNKNVYDIIIASDEHEVLGDEDEPKSGDAEEVEADDADEEKEDAKDAKKETKQPSKKKQKTGKKDKEYGVSRGIDFKNVACVLNFDLPTSSKSYTHRIGRTARAGQTGMALSFVIPSEQYRKHKPTSIESAKNDEKVLAKIVKHQAKKGKEVKPYNFDMKQVDAFRYRMGDALRAVTSIAVQEAKTREIRQELMKSDKLKRHFEENPGDLYHLRHDGELRPARVQAHLKHVPDYLLPKEGKKGITGGDVGFVGMHKTTENRIRKARAANKAKGRGKGRKSDPLKTFKAKSKK